Proteins from a single region of Cupriavidus sp. MP-37:
- a CDS encoding amino acid ABC transporter substrate-binding protein, whose translation MSVFASSLRLARLPLAAIAIALAAGAAAMLAPATARAQSPVLDKIRDAGTIVLGYRESALPFSFADDKGQPAGYAVELCLRAAEAARQKLGLKDLKVRWMPLTPQNRIPAVVNGLVDLDCAPNTNSLERQKQVAFSVSHYVSTVRMLVRADSGIRSFADLRGKTVVTSAGSTGDRHVRRFKGQYGYHDVYAKDHGESFLLLESGRAQAFVMDDVLLAGLRARAKDPSQYVIVGPALSVEQNALMLSKADPEWKRLVDQTLATTFAGPEITALQQRWFQQPIGSRAINLALAPSGEVRAAWKHPSDAVTE comes from the coding sequence ATGTCTGTCTTTGCCTCCTCCCTCCGCCTTGCCCGCCTGCCGCTGGCGGCCATCGCCATCGCTCTTGCCGCCGGCGCCGCCGCCATGCTGGCGCCGGCCACAGCCCGTGCCCAGAGCCCGGTGCTCGACAAGATCCGCGACGCCGGCACCATCGTGCTGGGCTACCGTGAATCCGCGCTGCCGTTCTCGTTTGCCGACGACAAGGGCCAGCCAGCCGGCTATGCCGTGGAGCTGTGCCTGCGCGCGGCCGAGGCGGCGCGTCAGAAGCTGGGCCTGAAGGACCTGAAGGTGCGCTGGATGCCGCTGACGCCGCAGAACCGCATCCCGGCGGTGGTGAACGGGCTGGTCGACCTGGATTGCGCGCCCAACACCAATTCGCTCGAGCGCCAGAAGCAGGTCGCGTTCAGCGTCTCGCACTACGTGTCGACGGTGCGCATGCTGGTGCGGGCCGACTCGGGCATCCGCTCGTTCGCCGACCTGCGCGGCAAGACCGTGGTCACGAGCGCGGGCTCGACCGGCGACCGCCACGTGCGCCGCTTCAAGGGCCAGTACGGCTATCACGACGTCTACGCCAAGGACCACGGTGAATCGTTCCTGCTGCTGGAATCGGGCCGGGCCCAGGCCTTCGTGATGGACGACGTGCTGCTGGCCGGCCTGCGCGCGCGCGCCAAGGATCCCTCGCAGTACGTCATCGTCGGCCCGGCGCTGTCCGTCGAACAGAATGCGCTGATGCTGTCCAAGGCGGATCCGGAATGGAAGCGCCTGGTCGACCAGACCCTGGCCACGACCTTTGCCGGCCCCGAGATCACGGCGCTGCAGCAGCGCTGGTTCCAGCAGCCCATCGGCAGCCGCGCCATCAACCTGGCGCTGGCACCGTCGGGCGAGGTGCGCGCGGCCTGGAAGCACCCGTCCGACGCGGTCACCGAGTAA
- a CDS encoding amino acid ABC transporter permease — protein sequence MNKFVATAIALCLGAASLAVQAQTGGKQQFDPYSQGAKSGEKFDPYSQGAKAGDKFDPYSQGANKSTRTDLADPAAPAADKKPAKQGTKKKNNKSSKKKATPAPAAS from the coding sequence ATGAACAAGTTCGTCGCGACCGCGATCGCACTCTGCCTTGGCGCCGCTTCGCTGGCCGTGCAGGCACAAACCGGCGGCAAGCAGCAGTTCGATCCGTATTCCCAGGGCGCCAAGTCGGGCGAGAAGTTCGACCCGTACAGCCAGGGAGCCAAGGCCGGCGACAAGTTCGATCCGTACAGCCAGGGGGCGAACAAGAGCACCCGCACCGACCTGGCCGACCCTGCCGCACCGGCCGCCGACAAGAAGCCGGCCAAGCAAGGCACCAAGAAAAAGAACAACAAGAGCAGCAAGAAGAAAGCCACCCCCGCTCCGGCTGCCAGCTGA